The window TCCGGCGTTTTATGCTGCGTGCGTGACGCGAGCATGGCGGGTCCCCCGGGCGCTGGCGGCGGGGGTCGCCGGCGTCGGGGTGATCGCGGGCCTGACCCTGCGCACGGCGGACTACCCGGGGTTGCTGCCCCCGGGCACCCCGGACCCGGAGCTGGCCCTCGGCCTGCGCCTGATCTGCGCGGCGGCGGTGCTGGTGGCGGGCACGCTGGCGTACCTGACGTTCGCCCGCCGCCAGGACGAGCCACTGGCGATGGCGAGCCTCCCGGGGCTGGTGGTGACGGGCGTGATCCTCCGCCACCTGGTGGTGACGCTGCCAGGTGTGACGCGCATCCAGCCGGCCGCACGCGTGGCGCCGGGCGCGGGCGCGTGGGTGTTGCTGGTGTCGGGCATCGCGATGACGGCCACCGGCCTGGCGGCGGCGTTCGCGGTGCGCCGAGCCGACTGACGCCGAAGCCCCCAAGCGGCACCGACGAACTCAGGACAGCAGCGCCACGCACTCCACGTGGTGCGTCATCGGGAACGCGTCGAACGCACGGAGATCCGTCAACGCGTACCCGTGCGAAGCGAAGATCGCCACGTCGCGGGCCAGTGCCGCCGGGTCGCACGCCACGTACACGATCCGGTCGGGCTCCCCCGCCACGATCGACTCCGCCACCGGCTTGCCCGCGCCCTTGCGCGGCGGGTCCAGGACCACGACGTCCACCGGCTTCGCGGCCGACGTCAGCACGTGCTCGACGCGCCCGGCCTGCCACGACACCTGCGGGAGGTCGGCCAGGTTCTTCTCGCCGTCGGCGACCGCGCGCCGGCCCGACTCCACCGCGAGCACGCGGCCCGCCGGGCCGACCTGCGAAGCCAGCACCGACGCGAACAGCCCGACGCCGGCGTAGAGGTCCCAGGCCGTCCCGCCCTCGGGCGCCTCCGCCCACTCCGCCACGACCGCCGCCAGTGTCGTGGCCGCGGCCGGGTGGACCTGCCAGAAGCCGTGCGCGTCGAGGCGCCAGTCGCGGTCCGCCGCGTGCTGGACCGCCACCCCGCCCGCCAGCTGGCGCGCGCGGACCTTGCCTCGGACGGTCGACAGCTCGCGGACGTGGACACCGCCGTCGCCGTCGCTGGTGACCTCCAGCTCGCTGCCCGGCCGCCAGCGCCGCGCCAGGACGTCGTCCAGCGCGCCCGGCACCGCGATCGGGCACTTCTCCAGCGGCACCACCCGGTGGCTGTGGTGGGCCCGCAGGCCCGCGCGCCCGTCCTGGCCGGCGATCAGCCGGACCCGGCTGCGCCAGTCCAGCGGGCCGCCGTCCAGCGCTTCGACGACGACGTCCCGCTCGATCCCGGCCAGCCGCTGCAGCTGCTCCGCCACCACCGAGGCCTTCAACGAACGCTGGTACGCGGGGGAAGCGTGCTGCCAGTCGCAGCCGCCGCAGCCGCCGGGCACGGCCAGCGGGCACGGCGGCGGCACCCGGAATTCCGAGGCCGACAGCACTTCGATCGCGTCGCCGCGGCAGAACGAACCGCCGTTGTCCTCGGTGATCTCGACGCGGACCCGCTCGCCCGGCAGCGCGTGCCGGACGAACACGACGCGGCCGTCGGCGCGGGCGACGCAGTGGCCGCCGTGCGCGACCGCGCCGACCTCCACCTCGAGGATCCGGCCCTGCCAGCTGGTCATTCGGCGGGCTCCTTGGGTTTGGGCGTGACGATCGGCTTCCCGTTGGGCGAGAAGCCCCGGCGGACGTCGCCGGCCGCCGGCCGTTCGTTCCGGATCCGCGCGGCCGCCTTGGCCGACGACTCCAGCTGCCACGGCACGCTCGCCACGATCACGCCCGGCTGGAACAGCAGGCGGCCCTTGAGCCGCAGCGCGCTCTGGTTGTGCAGCACCTGCTCCCACCAGTGCCCGACGACGTACTCCGGGATGAACACCGTGACCACATTGCGCGGATTGTCCCCGCGCACGCGCTTCACGTAGTCCAGCACCGGCTTCGTGATCTCGCGGTA of the Amycolatopsis sp. NBC_01488 genome contains:
- a CDS encoding class I SAM-dependent RNA methyltransferase, which encodes MTSWQGRILEVEVGAVAHGGHCVARADGRVVFVRHALPGERVRVEITEDNGGSFCRGDAIEVLSASEFRVPPPCPLAVPGGCGGCDWQHASPAYQRSLKASVVAEQLQRLAGIERDVVVEALDGGPLDWRSRVRLIAGQDGRAGLRAHHSHRVVPLEKCPIAVPGALDDVLARRWRPGSELEVTSDGDGGVHVRELSTVRGKVRARQLAGGVAVQHAADRDWRLDAHGFWQVHPAAATTLAAVVAEWAEAPEGGTAWDLYAGVGLFASVLASQVGPAGRVLAVESGRRAVADGEKNLADLPQVSWQAGRVEHVLTSAAKPVDVVVLDPPRKGAGKPVAESIVAGEPDRIVYVACDPAALARDVAIFASHGYALTDLRAFDAFPMTHHVECVALLS